In Erigeron canadensis isolate Cc75 chromosome 1, C_canadensis_v1, whole genome shotgun sequence, a single window of DNA contains:
- the LOC122606558 gene encoding uncharacterized protein LOC122606558 translates to MLICIKDGFNQATVSFADVKEKAKWTALLDDDKRMFEAEHKAYGCITMCLPEDILHTFEQESYSTSKEHWDALANRYKGDDVVKKGKQELLKAQHLVFKAMKNETLDELVNRDYHLMTEMRNHTVTLTNAEKNEKFLYALPSQWDFYSVLIKRDPTYAQMTLDTMIAHLRGF, encoded by the coding sequence ATGCTGATCTGCATTAAGGATGGCTTCAATCAAGCAACTGTAAGTTTTGCAGATGTTAAAGAAAAGGCTAAATGGACTGCTCTTTTGGATGATGACAAAAGGATGTTCGAGGCCGAACACAAGGCATATGGTTGTATTACTATGTGTTTGCCAGAGGATATTCTGCACACTTTTGAGCAAGAATCATACTCTACATCAAAGGAACATTGGGATGCCTTGGCTAATAGGTATAAAGGAGATGACGTAGTGAAGAAGGGAAAACAAGAACTTCTGAAAGCTCAGCACTTAGTTTTCAAAGCAATGAAGAATGAGACACTTGATGAGTTGGTAAATAGGGATTACCATCTCATGACGGAGATGAGAAATCATACAGTGACTCTAACGAACGCTGAAAAGAATGAGAAATTTCTGTATGCCCTACCATCACAGTGGGATTTTTATTCGGTTTTGATCAAACGTGATCCTACATATGCTCAAATGACTCTTGATACGATGATAGCGCATTTGAGGGGGTTTTGA
- the LOC122606459 gene encoding protein RALF-like 1, producing MTNYANFLLIQLLIISVMMLRPTVAGSYGGDFVRLPLQGSQCSGSIAECMAVGEFQMESESTRRVLQLFLGINFLNHDFTPGPCQVPGHSYYNCACQDGKPDPAARNVSRIEDC from the coding sequence ATGACAAATTATGCAAACTTTCTTCTCATTCAACTACTCATTATCTCCGTCATGATGTTGCGACCAACTGTTGCAGGATCGTATGGCGGAGATTTTGTTCGGCTGCCTTTACAAGGCAGCCAGTGTAGCGGCTCAATTGCTGAGTGTATGGCTGTTGGAGAGTTCCAGATGGAGTCGGAGAGCACTAGACGTGTACTTCAACTTTTTCTTGGGATAAATTTTCTGAATCATGACTTTACGCCTGGTCCTTGTCAGGTACCTGGTCACTCATATTATAATTGTGCATGTCAAGATGGCAAACCTGATCCTGCAGCAAGAAATGTTTCTAGAATTGAAGATTGTTAA